The Lycium barbarum isolate Lr01 chromosome 12, ASM1917538v2, whole genome shotgun sequence genome includes a region encoding these proteins:
- the LOC132622234 gene encoding uncharacterized protein LOC132622234, which yields MEANVCDINHLDADVLLPPRKRLLAGLKKQNSDVYSSTPSPPTVSSPGCEFDIRLNNLLKSHFGDSNRSNEEIAEASRLAAVEAAKAAKAARAIAEEKAAKAAKAVAAAKSALALVATFSDEGATSKDKHMKRNKMKKHVPVQMLYNNKKKGTDNCRTDEELARTLHRAINSSPRILKNSTPDSRNQKHKRLKRSSPEKTKSTSLEGNHPSTSNGNGFARERECDGPISEKDLVRVDLNTTNKADHTKMKNGEASQSSKADYVNTENKERESIISKEKFGDSVNDNCSIGRKKGRLKQKKLPLSICSFRDQASPKEDLKSKSSLSFDENISKGTTSNNPVFPLERASMWKCQAFKAPACVEQNKVMQS from the coding sequence atggaaGCTAATGTATGTGATATCAATCACTTGGATGCTGATGTGCTTTTGCCTCCGCGAAAACGGCTTCTTGCTGGATTGAAGAAGCAGAATTCTGATGTTTACTCATCTACCCCATCCCCGCCAACTGTTAGTAGTCCTGGATGCGAGTTTGATATCCGTCTTAATAATCTATTGAAATCTCATTTTGGTGACTCTAATCGATCGAATGAGGAGATCGCGGAGGCCTCAAGATTGGCGGCTGTAGAAGCTGCGAAGGCTGCAAAAGCTGCAAGAGCCATTGCAGAAGAGAAAGCTGCGAAAGCAGCAAAGGCTGTGGCTGCTGCTAAGAGTGCTCTAGCATTGGTTGCTACTTTCTCTGATGAAGGAGCGACAAGTAAGGACAAACATATGAAGAGGAATAAGATGAAAAAGCATGTTCCTGTTCAGATGCTGTACAATAATAAGAAAAAGGGGACTGATAATTGTAGAACAGATGAAGAGTTAGCTCGGACGTTGCATAGGGCCATAAATAGCTCTCCGAGAATTTTGAAGAACTCAACCCCTGACTCAAGAAATCAAAAACACAAGAGGCTGAAGAGGTCTTCTCCTGAAAAAACTAAAAGTACATCCCTGGAAGGAAACCACCCTTCCACGAGCAATGGGAATGGTTTTGCTAGAGAAAGAGAGTGTGATGGGCCTATCTCAGAGAAAGACCTTGTTAGAGTAGATTTAAACACAACAAATAAAGCTGACCACACAAAGATGAAAAATGGGGAAGCCTCACAATCTAGTAAAGCTGACTATGTAAATACAGAAAACAAGGAAAGAGAATCAATTATATCAAAGGAGAAATTTGGGGATTCTGTAAATGATAATTGCAGCATTGGGAGAAAGAAGGGAAGGCTTAAGCAGAAAAAATTACCCCTCAGCATTTGCAGCTTCAGGGATCAAGCAAGCCCTAAAGAGGATTTGAAATCTAAGAGTTCATTGTCATTCGATGAGAACATCAGCAAAGGTACTACCAGTAATAATCCCGTGTTTCCTCTTGAGAGGGCATCAATGTGGAAGTGTCAAGCATTCAAGGCACCTGCATGTGTTGAACAAAATAAGGTGATGCAGTCATAG